The Panthera leo isolate Ple1 chromosome C2, P.leo_Ple1_pat1.1, whole genome shotgun sequence genome window below encodes:
- the COL6A1 gene encoding collagen alpha-1(VI) chain: MKLAHALVPLLLQACWVAAQDVPGNDRAVAFQDCPVDLFFVLDTSESVALRLKPYGALVDKVKAFTKRFIDNLRDRYYRCDRNLVWNAGALHYSDEVEIIRSLTRMPSGRDVLKASVDAVKYFGKGTYTDCAIKKGLEELLVGGSHLKENKYLIVVTDGHPLEGYKEPCGGLEDAVNEAKHLGIKVFSVAITPDHLEPRLSIIATDHTYRRNFTAADWGQSRDAEEVISQTIDTIIDMIKNNVEQVCCSFECQPARGPPGPRGDPGYEGERGKPGLPGEKGEAGDPGRPGDLGPVGYQGMKGEKGSRGEKGSRGSKGYKGEKGRRGVDGVDGMKGEMGYPGLPGCKGSPGFDGAQGPPGPKGDAGAFGLKGEKGAPGADGEPGRPGSTGPPGDEGEPGLPGPPGEKGEAGDEGNPGPDGAPGDRGGPGERGPRGTPGVRGPRGDPGEAGPQGDQGREGPVGIPGDPGEAGPIGPKGYRGDEGPPGPEGSRGAPGPTGPPGDPGLMGERGEDGPPGNGTEGFPGFPGYPGSRGPPGINGTKGYPGLKGDEGEAGDPGEDNNDIAPPGVKGAKGYRGPEGPQGPPGHTGPPGPDECEILDIIMKMCSCCECKCGPIDILFVLDSSESIGLQNFEIAKDFIIKVIDRLSRDELVKFEPQQSHAGVVQYSHNQMQEHVDMKTPNIRNAQELKEAIKKLQWMAGGTFTGEALQYTRDRLLPPSNNNQIVLVITDGRSDTQRDPTPLSVLCGPDVQVVSVGIKDMFGFVAGSDQLNVISCQGLGPQGRPGISLVKENYAELLEDAFLKNITTQICIDKKCPDYTCPITFTSPADITILLDGSASVGSHNFDTTRRFAKRLAERFLTAGKTNPSHDVRVSVVQYSGPGQQQPERASLQFLQNYTVLAGTVDSMTFFNDATDVNDALGYVTRFYREASSVPAKKRLLLFSDGNSQGATAAAIEKAVQEAQRADIEIFVVVVGRQVNEPHIRVLVTGKTAEYDVAYGERHLFRVPSYQALMRGVFYQTVSRKVALS; the protein is encoded by the exons ATGAAGCTGGCCCATGCTCTGGTGCCTCTGCTGCTGCAGGCCTGCTGGGTGGCCGCTCAGGACGTCCCAGGCAATGACAGGGCGGTCGCCTTCCAGG ACTGCCCTGTGGACCTCTTCTTTGTGCTGGACACCTCTGAGAGCGTGGCCTTGAGGCTGAAGCCCTATGGGGCCCTGGTGGACAAGGTCAAGGCCTTTACCAAGCGCTTCATCGACAACTTGAGAGACAG GTACTATCGGTGTGACCGTAACCTGGTGTGGAACGCGGGCGCGCTGCACTACAGCGACGAGGTGGAGATCATCCGCTCGCTCACACGCATGCCCAGCGGTCGCGACGTACTCAAGGCCAGTGTGGATGCGGTCAAGTACTTTGGCAAGGGCACATACACGGACTGCGCCATCAAGAAGGGGCTGGAGGAGCTGCTCGTGGG GGGCTCCCACCTGAAGGAGAACAAGTACCTGATTGTAGTGACCGACGGGCACCCCCTGGAGGGCTACAAGGAGCCGTGTGGGGGCCTGGAGGACGCCGTGAACGAGGCCAAGCACCTGGGCATCAAAGTCTTCTCGGTGGCCATCACGCCCGACCACCTG GAGCCACGTCTAAGCATCATCGCCACAGACCACACGTACCGGCGCAACTTCACAGCGGCTGACTGGGGGCAGAGCCGGGACGCGGAGGAAGTCATCAGCCAGACCATCGACACCATCATTGACATGATT aaaaacaatgtGGAGCAAGTG TGCTGTTCCTTCGAGTGCCAG CCCGCCAGAGGACCTCCCGGACCACGGGGTGACCCCGGGTACGAG GGAGAACGTGGGAAGCCAGGTCtcccaggagagaaaggagaagccgGAGACCCT GGAAGGCCTGGGGACCTCGGACCGGTCGGCTACCAGGGGATGAAG ggagaaaaagggaGCCGAGGGGAGAAG GGCTCCAGGGGATCCAAGGGCTACAAG ggagagaagggcaggcGTGGCGTCGATGGCGTGGACGGCATGAAG gGGGAGATGGGGTACCCCGGCCTGCCAGGGTGCAAGGGCTCACCCGGATTCGAC GGCGCTCAAGGACCCCCAGGGCCCAAGGGCGACGCAGGTGCCTTCggactgaaaggagaaaag GGTGCGCCTGGAGCtgatggggagcctgggaggccgGGGAGCACAGGGCCCCCTGGGGATGAG GGCGAGCCGGGGCTGCCTGGTCCCccgggagagaagggagaggccgGCGACGAG GGAAACCCGGGACCGGACGGCGCCCCTGGAGATAgg GGCGGCCCTGGGGAAAGAGGACCACGGGGGACCCCAGGCGTGCGCGGCCCCAGGGGAGACCCG GGCGAAGCTGGACCCCAGGGTGACCAGGGACGAGAAGGCCCCGTCGGCATCCCCGGAGACCCG GGTGAGGCTGGCCCCATTGGACCTAAAGGGTACCGAGGTGACGAGGGGCCCCCGGGGCCTGAG GGTTCCAGAGGGGCCCCAGGGCCCACAGGACCCCCCGGAGACCCCGGGCTGATGGGCGAAAGG GGGGAAGACGGCCCACCCGGAAACGGCACTGAGGGCTTCCCCGGCTTCCCT GGCTATCCAGGCAGCAGGGGCCCCCCCGGGATAAAC GGCACTAAAGGCTACCCGGGCCTCAAGGGGGACGAAGGAGAAGCCGGAGACCCTGGAGAGGAC AACAACGACATCGCACCCCCAGGTGTCAAAGGAGCCAAGGGATACCGGGGCCCTGAAGGCCCCCAG GGACCCCCAGGACACACGGGACCACCAGGGCCGGAT GAATGTGAGATCTTGGACATCATCATGAAAATGTGCT CTTGCTGTG AGTGCAAGTGTGGCCCCATCGACATCCTTTTCGTGCTGGACAGCTCGGAGAGCATAGGCCTTCAGAACTTTGAGATCGCCAAGGACTTCATCATCAAGGTCATCGACCGGCTGAGCAGAGACGAGCTGGTCAAG TTTGAGCCCCAGCAGTCGCACGCAGGGGTGGTGCAGTACAGCCACAACCAGATGCAGGAGCACGTGGACATGAAGACCCCCAACATCAGGAACGCTCAGGAGCTCAAGGA AGCCATCAAGAAGCTGCAGTGGATGGCGGGGGGCACGTTCACCGGCGAGGCCCTGCAGTACACGCGGGACCGGCTGCTGCCACCCTCCAACAACAACCAGATAGTGCTAGTCATCACGGACGGCCGCTCAGACACCCAGAGGGACCCCACCCCGCTCAGCGTGCTCTGCGGCCCGGACGTCCAG GTGGTCTCCGTGGGCATCAAGGACATGTTTGGCTTCGTCGCGGGCTCCGACCAGCTCAACGTCATCTCCTGCCAAGGCCTGGGGCCCCAGGGTCGGCCAGGCATCTCACTGGTGAAGGAGAACTATGCCGAGCTGCTCGAGGACGCCTTCCTAAAGAACATCACCACCCAGATCTGCATAG ACAAGAAGTGCCCAGATTACACGTGCCCAA TCACCTTCACCTCCCCGGCCGACATCACCATCCTGCTGGACGGCTCGGCCAGCGTGGGCAGCCACAACTTCGACACCACCAGGCGCTTCGCCAAGCGGCTGGCCGAGCGCTTCCTGACGGCGGGCAAGACGAACCCCTCCCACGACGTGCGGGTGTCGGTGGTGCAGTACAGCGGCCCCGGGCAGCAGCAGCCAGAGCGCGCGTCGCTGCAGTTTCTGCAGAACTACACCGTGCTGGCCGGCACCGTGGACAGCATGACCTTCTTCAACGACGCCACTGACGTCAACGACGCCCTCGGCTACGTGACACGCTTCTACCGCGAGGCCTCGTCCGTCCCAGCCAAGAAGAGGCTGCTGCTCTTCTCTGACGGCAACTCACAGGGGGCCACGGCGGCGGCCATCGAGAAGGCGGTGCAGGAGGCCCAGCGGGCAGACATCGAGATCTTCGTGGTGGTGGTGGGCCGCCAGGTGAACGAGCCGCACATCCGCGTCCTGGTCACGGGCAAGACGGCCGAGTACGACGTGGCCTATGGAGAGCGCCACCTGTTCCGCGTGCCCAGCTACCAGGCCCTAATGCGTGGCGTCTTCTACCAGACGGTGTCCAGGAAGGTGGCGCTGAGCTAG